ATGGAATTCTTGAAGAAGATCCAGGAGGGAGCTAGTGAAACTAGTAATGTCTTGCTATGACTAATTTTCTTTCTGTTTTATTTTAAAAAAATATTTTGCTCATGAAAACAACATGCATAGACGACTAGGGGGAAATTGCAAAGGGGTTTTGGTTGTTATTGCTGTACTTCTAAGAATCTAATTATAATAACATCTGCAGAATTTAGGTTCTTACCGGTTGTTTATATTCTTGTTTCTGATTATACCTCAGACGAACCAAACTGCATGGATGTGAAAATTCTTTCGAAGTATCTGGATGCAAAGCTTACCGTGTGTCACTGCTCCTTTGGCAAGAACTCAAAGGTTCTGTTACTAACTCACTGCTCCAACGACTTTTTATAACCAGTAAAATCCTAGTATCTGCTAGAGTTCCACATGACATTTCTTAGAAGTGCTTCTAGCTGCATGTTTCTGATTGCATGCATGAAAATGTGGTTTCTAATGGTGAAAAACTTAAAATGTATGTTTATTTCTGTAGAATCTCCCATGTCCAGATATCAGCGAAGAAATGGTTGATGAAGGACCGGAAAAGAGCATAATTTTCAATCCACGAGTTTGCAATGATATTGACCTTGATATTGGGAAATGGATTCGTATACACCCTCCATGGTATGATTAATGTGTTTTCTGCATTACTTCATTTAGTGATCAAAAATACCACCAGAAAGTGTACTTGGTTTGCTTGATGCTTAGTTTTGTATCACATTACTGCATTCTAAGCATAAATAAATTATCTGAAGTATGTTGGATAAATTCTGCGCAGGAAGGAGATTTGTGTGGCTACTGGTCAAAACATAATCCTGTCGACATATTTCTCTGAAATTGTAATGTGAAGGTCGTGTTTATCTTGGACCTTATTTGTCACGATGCATTGCTCAACTCCTGCCAGTCCAATAGATATGGAAACGAGCAGGCCTTACAAAGTGGTGCGGGAGGGATACCTTCTGCCCGAACAGTGTCATGGCCATCCAAAGTGGTGCCGCCAGAAGCAGAATAAATTTGGTTTTGTCATGAATGCTGCTCTTGCCTCCTGCTGGAAGAGTGCTAGGCGGGTGAGATGTCTGATGCAGTGAAGCCAGATTCAAGGCATCTCCTTTTGGCAACAGAAGAATGATTGTTTGAAAATTGCGTGGTTCCGCATAGACCCCGGTGTGAATGCGATGCTGCATCACAGTCAGTTATATGGTCTACATGTTAACCTCTAGATGCAGACGTCTGAAAATAATTGCTTTTTTCTGATAAACTAGATCCCACATTTCCACTCTTAAACAAATTTGAAATCCTCTGTTATCATCTCTCTTTATTGTCCAGTATCGCAGTATGGATGTTTCTCAGAATTGTGATACACATTTGCACACGTACTCGTATAGTCATATCGGAATGGTCGTCGTCATTTTTACTCTATCCACAGTTTCCAGATCCTTTAAATTTTCCATACCCAATATTTCCAACAACAAGGTCGTTGTAGTATAGTGGTAAGTATTCCCGCCTGTCACGCGGGTGACCCGGGTTCGATCCCCGGCAACGGCGTTTTTTATTTCCCTCAGAATTTCCATCTTTTTACGATCGCGTGGTGTGTACGCGACAGACATCCGCTCGTCTGTCGTGTACTGCAAGTCCAATCAACGAATAATAAGTCACCTCAATTTCCTAAAATCACCTAAAAGACGTATTTACCCCTCACTTCCCTCCATATTCCCCAAAAGGCGCAAACAGTCATTTCCATCTCCCTCCCCATTCTCTGAGCTCTCTCTATCCAACAGTTCAAACTTTACCCTCCGGAAACCTCCAAAATCCAATCCACCGATGGCCACCCTCTCCGCCTTCTCGCCGCCCTCCTGGCCGGACCCCAACGCCGCCGCCTTCCTCTCCGATCCCACCGACGCCGACTCCAACGCTGACGCTGACGCCGATGACCACGACCCGCAATCTCCTCCTCCAAACCCTAACCTCGACCTCCACAACAACACCAACACCTTCTCGCCGCCGCCGGACCTGGCCCTTCCGGCGTCGCGCTCGCCTCCGTCGCTGTTCCACCTCTCGTTCAACCAGGACCAGGCCTGCTTCGCCGTCGGCACCGACCACGGCTTCCGGATCTACAACTGCGACCCGTTCCGCGAGCTCTTCCGCCGCGACTTCGACAACGGCGGCGGAATCGGCGTCGTGGAGATGCTCTTCCGCTGCAATATCTTGTCCATCGTCGGCGGCGGGCCTGATCCTCAGTACCCGACCAACAAGGTCATGATTTGGGACGATCACCAAGGCCGGTGCATCGGCGAGCTCTCGTTCCGGTCGGTCGTCCGGTCCGTGCGGCTCCGCAGGGACCGAATCGTCGTGGTTTTGGAGCAGAAGATATTCGTGTACAATTTCGCCGACTTGAAATTACTCCACCAGATTGAGACGATTGCAAACCCCAAGGGGCTGTGCGCGGTGTCGCAAGTGGCCGGGTCCTTGGTGCTGGTGTGTCCTGGATTGCAGAAAGGGCAGGTTAGGGTTGAGCACTATGCTTCCAAGAGGACTAAGTTTATTATGGCTCATGATTCGAGGCTCGCTTGCTTTGCTCTGACGCCGGACGGCCACCTGCTGGCCACCGCCAGCAGTAAAGGGACTCTCATTCGGATTTTTAATACTCTTGATGGCAGCTTGCTTCAAGAGGTATGCTTTGGATTCGTGACTGTTTGGATATATGTGACTGCATTTGAGAGTAGGGATAGATGTGGCATTCTTATTTTCATGATTCAATGCACTATCTTATACAAATTTAGCATCAAGTTCTGTGTTTATATCTGATTTTGTGCTTATGTTGTCATTATGGTTGTCACATTGTGGATTTTTGTTTATGTAGAATGTGATATAGATTATGATAAGAGGGAATTTGCTTGTTTGAAATCCTCAAGTTAAGTTTATATTCTCAAGTGGGAGGATGTTCTCTACCATGATTAGGGACTGGTGCTAGTAGTCATTGGTTAAGGCACACTTTCCTAGTTGGTTCAGGGATCTAAGTGAACAGTATGGTCTTGTGTGTGTATGCTTATTTCACACCAGAGAGCTTTGATTTTTCCAGCTGTGTGCTGTTTATATGAACTTCAAGGAGATTTCTCTTAGAATTCTGAACTGGTTTAAGAAATATGATTATTGGGTCATAATAAGGTTTTGGATGAATACAAGTTAATTGGATACAAATGCAGGTGAGGAGGGGTGCGGACAGAGCAGAAATATACAGTCTGGCATTCTCTTCTACTGCCCAGTGGCTAGCTGTCTCAAGTGATAAGGGAACAGTTCATGTTTTCAATCTGAAGGTTAACTCTGGATCAAGTGGAAATGAGATGCGGACTTCCTCTGATTCTAACATGGTTACTTCATCATCAAACTCATCTCTCTCGTTCATCAGAGGTATACCTTCCCCTAACATTTCTCATTAGAATTGTTTATATCTATATGCTATTTGCACTTTTGAACCATATGTTTACGGTAAACAAATGGGTGGTCGAGGATTTCTGTTGTCTTTTGGTTTAGATATTGCCGATTCTTATCCCATTAAAAACCACACAAGTTTATTGTCTAAAGGATTATTTTGTGAACATTGCTGAAGAAGTATGAACTATGTTCATATGTGCACGATGTCCCATGGACTTGTAATGATAAAAGCTAGCTCCAGTTTGACAGGTGGTATAGACTTTTCTAAATTCCCTTGAACCTGAACTCTTAGGGCCAGATGACCTTCTTGGGGTTATGTAAAGGGTTTCATGTATTTTTTTTTTTTTCTTTTGCTCAGAAGTTACCAGACAAGTATATCGTGCAGTCTCTCTGTTTGTTTGTTTGTTTTTTTTTTCTGTGCCTTCACTGTTTAAGTTGTAATACAATCTGGTATATCTTGTGATGGACTTGTAATGCATGTATTTCTTAGACCAGTGGAGCTGAGTCATGTTTCTACTTGCAGGTGTTTTGCCCAAGTATTTTAACTCAGAGTGGTCAGTTGCTCAGTTTCGCTTGCTTGAGGGTTCTCAATACCTTGTTGCTTTTGGCCACCAGAAGAATACAGTGGTCATTCTTGGCATGGATGGAAGGTAAGAAACTAAATTGTTTATTTAGATGAGATTCCCAAACTACTAATTAGGGTGAGTATAGAAGCAAGATTTGATTCGCTTAACTTGAATGCCTCCACAGTTTGGTGGTCTGTGGACCATATCCATGAAATACAAGCATCTTAGTATCATATATTGAGAGTTTATGTTTTGATAATAGTTTCCAATAACCTTGAAGCATGAAAACATCCAGCGGCTAACGGTTCATATTATCTGGAATGTCAATTGATATGGTATTTGAACTTTGATGCAGCTTCTATCGATGCCAGTTTGACCCGGTGAATGGAGGAGAGATGACCCAGCTGGAATATCACAACTTTCTGAAGCCTGAAGAAGCCTTCTGACATTTGATAATTTGTCTTCTGAATTCATCTACATGGCGGGGGTGTTCGTTTTACTTCCTTTGTCTGCTGTATTGTTTTTCCCCTAGCTCTAGGATACGGTTCCAATGTTGTAAATATGTATATTAGTACATATAATTATGCATGTAAAAACTGTAAAGTTGTGACTGCTGTACCAACATCTGAAGAAAAAAAAAAAAGAAAAAAAAAATTAACAATAAAGAACTTGTATATAAGTTTATCTCTGACTCGAGTTATTCAATAATATCAAGTTGTGTTTGTCAATTTCAGAAGGTTACAGAATGAGCCAGGAATCTTGTTTTTTTTTTTTTTTTCTTATTTCCCTAGGTCCCCTTCACTCAATTTTGACTCCAATTTAGAATGATTCACCTTGTTGATTTTGCTAATCTTTTTCACTTGATTTCTATGTAGCGTCCAAAAATGAGTTCAAATCTCAAGATGATGCCAATCATTTTAATATCCGGGCTCTGAAAGCTTTGTTTGACTGGGTGC
The window above is part of the Fragaria vesca subsp. vesca linkage group LG2, FraVesHawaii_1.0, whole genome shotgun sequence genome. Proteins encoded here:
- the LOC101298562 gene encoding WD repeat domain phosphoinositide-interacting protein 3-like, coding for MATLSAFSPPSWPDPNAAAFLSDPTDADSNADADADDHDPQSPPPNPNLDLHNNTNTFSPPPDLALPASRSPPSLFHLSFNQDQACFAVGTDHGFRIYNCDPFRELFRRDFDNGGGIGVVEMLFRCNILSIVGGGPDPQYPTNKVMIWDDHQGRCIGELSFRSVVRSVRLRRDRIVVVLEQKIFVYNFADLKLLHQIETIANPKGLCAVSQVAGSLVLVCPGLQKGQVRVEHYASKRTKFIMAHDSRLACFALTPDGHLLATASSKGTLIRIFNTLDGSLLQEVRRGADRAEIYSLAFSSTAQWLAVSSDKGTVHVFNLKVNSGSSGNEMRTSSDSNMVTSSSNSSLSFIRGVLPKYFNSEWSVAQFRLLEGSQYLVAFGHQKNTVVILGMDGSFYRCQFDPVNGGEMTQLEYHNFLKPEEAF